The following are from one region of the Candidatus Zixiibacteriota bacterium genome:
- a CDS encoding CDP-alcohol phosphatidyltransferase family protein, whose product MPTINERKRQIYEESSMALGRVCVKLGFKPNVITIVSFFCGIVSGIFFWQGEWLWGVFWMIVTSFTDMLDGATARAGKLYTVFGGIFDHVFDRYGEFFILAGITMSGRVHPGWGLFALFGMIIASYTRAAAESMGKIENCAVGIMGRMEKFILIIAGSILEWYIPIGAWPNGGWLEVALIIVGVTSHITAFQRLIYTKKVLGDKREL is encoded by the coding sequence TTGCCGACTATCAACGAACGTAAACGACAGATATACGAAGAATCATCAATGGCCCTCGGACGGGTCTGTGTCAAGCTGGGTTTTAAACCCAACGTCATCACAATCGTTTCATTCTTCTGCGGCATAGTGTCCGGCATATTCTTCTGGCAAGGCGAATGGCTTTGGGGTGTATTCTGGATGATCGTCACCTCGTTTACCGACATGCTCGACGGAGCAACAGCCCGAGCTGGTAAGCTGTACACCGTTTTCGGTGGTATATTTGACCATGTTTTTGACCGCTATGGTGAGTTCTTTATCCTGGCCGGGATCACGATGTCAGGTCGGGTTCATCCTGGCTGGGGACTGTTCGCTTTGTTTGGGATGATCATCGCCTCGTATACTCGTGCCGCCGCTGAATCGATGGGCAAAATCGAAAACTGTGCGGTGGGAATAATGGGCCGAATGGAGAAGTTCATCCTTATCATAGCCGGTTCCATCTTGGAGTGGTACATTCCGATAGGTGCCTGGCCGAACGGCGGATGGTTGGAAGTGGCTCTAATTATTGTCGGCGTGACATCGCATATTACCGCTTTCCAGCGACTCATCTACACCAAGAAAGTCCTGGGAGATAAACGCGAATTATGA